One Pseudoalteromonas sp. UG3-2 DNA window includes the following coding sequences:
- the pmbA gene encoding metalloprotease PmbA, translating into MTHSSQDPIYSQIDEVKNAVEEVLKHAKKLGATSAEAAMSSTSGLSVSTRMGEVETIEFNQDGGLGISVYVGNHKGSASTADLSPETLRTVVEKAVDIARFTSDDPCNGIADKELLEMSPPQLDLFHPWQLTPEEGVAQCIEAEKAALEADPRIVNSDGASLASHQGIRVYGNSHGLIAGYPRTRHTLSTMVIGKEGEQMQRDSAYTISRVHGELKSAHDVGLEAATATLAKLGSRKVSTAKVPVVFRADIANSLFGHLVAGIGGGALYRKSSFLLDTLGEQIFNPCVNIAEKPHLMRGLASSPFDSEGVKTVDRDIITDGVLNTYLLASYAARRLGMEATGHAGGIHNWLVKPTHDDLTSLLANMGTGLLVTELMGQGVNTVTGDYSRGAAGFWVENGEIQYPVSEITIAGNLKDMFMGIEGIGGDIEQRGAVQTGSVLVNNMQVGGE; encoded by the coding sequence ATGACGCACTCCTCACAAGACCCAATATATAGCCAAATTGATGAAGTAAAAAATGCCGTAGAAGAGGTGCTTAAGCATGCTAAAAAGCTTGGTGCAACCTCTGCAGAAGCTGCCATGTCGAGCACCTCAGGGCTCTCCGTTAGCACCCGCATGGGGGAGGTTGAAACCATAGAGTTTAACCAAGATGGCGGCTTGGGGATCAGTGTATATGTCGGTAATCATAAGGGCTCGGCGTCTACCGCCGATCTAAGCCCTGAGACCTTGCGCACAGTGGTAGAAAAAGCCGTTGATATTGCGCGTTTTACCTCGGATGACCCTTGTAATGGTATTGCCGATAAAGAGCTACTGGAAATGTCGCCACCGCAGCTGGACTTATTTCACCCATGGCAATTAACGCCCGAAGAGGGAGTCGCTCAGTGTATTGAAGCAGAAAAAGCAGCTCTGGAAGCCGACCCCAGAATTGTTAATTCCGATGGCGCCAGCCTTGCTAGTCACCAAGGGATCCGAGTATATGGTAATAGCCACGGACTCATTGCCGGCTACCCGCGCACTCGCCATACCTTAAGCACTATGGTGATTGGTAAGGAAGGCGAGCAAATGCAACGTGACTCTGCTTACACCATTTCACGGGTGCATGGTGAGTTAAAATCGGCCCACGATGTTGGCTTGGAAGCTGCCACTGCAACACTGGCAAAGCTTGGGAGCCGTAAAGTATCAACGGCAAAAGTGCCGGTGGTATTTCGTGCCGACATCGCCAATAGCTTGTTTGGCCACCTTGTTGCCGGTATTGGCGGTGGGGCGCTTTATCGTAAATCGAGCTTTTTACTCGACACACTCGGTGAGCAAATCTTTAACCCTTGTGTCAACATTGCAGAAAAGCCTCACTTAATGCGTGGCTTAGCGTCTAGCCCCTTTGATAGCGAAGGAGTCAAGACGGTGGACCGCGATATTATCACCGATGGTGTGTTAAATACTTACCTGTTGGCAAGCTATGCAGCACGACGCTTAGGAATGGAAGCGACGGGGCACGCCGGGGGTATTCATAACTGGTTGGTCAAGCCAACTCACGATGATCTCACTAGCCTGCTCGCTAATATGGGCACTGGGTTGTTGGTAACCGAGCTTATGGGGCAAGGTGTTAATACGGTGACGGGTGACTACTCTCGTGGCGCGGCAGGGTTTTGGGTGGAGAATGGCGAAATCCAATACCCCGTTAGCGAAATCACCATTGCCGGAAACCTAAAAGACATGTTTATGGGTATTGAGGGCATTGGCGGTGATATTGAGCAGCGCGGCGCGGTGCAAACCGGCTCGGTGCTGGTTAATAATATGCAGGTTGGTGGAGAGTAA
- the yjgA gene encoding ribosome biogenesis factor YjgA: protein MAKDEQNTEEEIIYVSKTELKRDAQELHELGCEIAALGKKQQEKLPLSDELKEAMKVADKIRAKTDAYRRHMNYIGKTLRSTSNIDEIQAAMDILLNRNNQADVLLNQIETTRDEVIAQGDSKINELLNSYPELERQKMRQLARQANKELKAEKPGKAYKELFQYLKDAIMP, encoded by the coding sequence ATGGCAAAAGACGAGCAAAATACCGAAGAAGAAATCATCTATGTTTCTAAGACCGAGCTAAAACGTGATGCCCAAGAGCTGCACGAGTTAGGCTGCGAAATTGCCGCGTTAGGCAAGAAACAACAAGAAAAGTTACCCCTGTCCGATGAGCTGAAGGAAGCGATGAAGGTAGCGGATAAGATCCGTGCCAAAACCGACGCTTACCGTCGTCACATGAATTACATTGGCAAGACGTTACGCAGCACCAGTAATATTGACGAGATCCAAGCAGCCATGGATATTCTGCTCAACCGCAATAACCAAGCTGATGTATTATTAAATCAAATTGAAACCACCCGTGATGAGGTCATTGCTCAGGGAGACAGCAAGATCAATGAGCTGCTAAACAGCTACCCAGAGTTAGAGCGTCAAAAGATGCGTCAGTTAGCCCGACAAGCCAACAAAGAACTCAAAGCGGAAAAGCCAGGCAAAGCCTACAAAGAGCTGTTTCAGTACCTTAAAGATGCCATCATGCCATGA
- the tldD gene encoding metalloprotease TldD, giving the protein MSNVEQNLLANSQLTREQLAQTLAYIHQHQVNYADLYFQSSHHETWVLEDGVVKDGSYNIERGVGVRAISGEKTGFSYSDAINLEALNKAAEAARSIASAGNNDSVQVFSDVKAPLHFQPAQPIMSMTDADKVALLREVEGCIRDLAPEAQQVVSSISAVYEEVLIAASDGTFATDIRPLIRLNCSVLLEKNGRRERGSAGGGARLDYGYFKELVDGEPRWMQFAKEAVRQARVNLEAIDAPAGAMPVVLGAGWPGVLLHEAVGHGLEGDFNRKEASAFSGRIGQQVASSLCTVVDDGTIADRRGSLNVDDEGTPAAYNVLIEKGVLKGYMQDKHNAGLMGVAPTGNARRESYAHLPMPRMTNTYMLPGEHTQEEIIRSVDKGIFASNFGGGQVDITSGKFVFSASEAYLIENGKITQPIKGATLIGNGPEVMKKVSMVGNDLALDKGVGVCGKDGQSVPVGVGQPSLKIDEITVGGTA; this is encoded by the coding sequence ATGAGTAATGTAGAGCAAAATTTACTGGCCAATAGTCAGTTGACGCGCGAGCAGTTAGCACAAACGCTAGCTTATATTCATCAGCACCAAGTAAATTATGCCGATCTTTACTTCCAATCAAGTCATCATGAGACCTGGGTGCTTGAAGATGGCGTGGTAAAAGACGGTAGCTATAATATCGAACGCGGTGTCGGTGTACGGGCGATCAGTGGCGAGAAGACGGGGTTTAGCTATTCCGATGCCATTAACCTAGAAGCCTTGAACAAAGCGGCAGAAGCCGCTCGTAGCATTGCTAGTGCTGGTAACAATGACTCGGTACAAGTTTTCAGCGACGTTAAAGCACCACTGCACTTTCAACCAGCGCAGCCCATTATGAGCATGACGGATGCGGATAAGGTGGCTTTATTACGAGAGGTGGAAGGTTGTATTCGCGATCTTGCGCCAGAAGCGCAGCAGGTCGTCAGTTCTATTTCAGCGGTGTATGAAGAGGTGCTTATTGCCGCCAGTGATGGCACGTTTGCCACCGATATCAGGCCCTTGATCCGCTTAAACTGCTCGGTGTTATTGGAAAAAAATGGTCGCCGAGAGCGCGGCAGTGCTGGTGGCGGTGCTAGGTTAGACTATGGCTACTTTAAAGAGTTAGTGGATGGTGAGCCCCGCTGGATGCAGTTTGCTAAAGAAGCGGTGCGCCAAGCTCGGGTTAACCTCGAAGCGATAGATGCGCCAGCTGGTGCGATGCCAGTGGTGCTGGGGGCCGGTTGGCCAGGCGTGTTGTTACACGAGGCAGTAGGCCATGGTCTAGAGGGTGACTTTAACCGTAAGGAAGCCTCTGCATTTAGTGGTCGCATTGGTCAACAGGTTGCTTCTAGCCTTTGCACTGTGGTGGACGATGGCACCATTGCCGATCGCCGTGGCTCATTAAACGTGGATGACGAAGGCACGCCAGCGGCGTACAACGTGCTAATTGAAAAAGGCGTGTTGAAAGGCTATATGCAAGACAAGCACAACGCCGGACTCATGGGCGTGGCGCCAACTGGCAATGCCCGTCGTGAGTCGTATGCGCATTTGCCTATGCCCCGTATGACCAACACCTATATGTTGCCAGGTGAGCACACGCAAGAAGAAATTATCCGCAGTGTTGATAAAGGCATTTTCGCCAGCAACTTTGGCGGAGGACAGGTCGATATCACTTCGGGTAAGTTTGTTTTCTCGGCGTCTGAAGCTTACCTGATTGAAAATGGCAAAATTACTCAGCCAATAAAGGGAGCCACTTTAATTGGCAACGGCCCTGAAGTGATGAAAAAGGTCTCTATGGTAGGCAATGACTTGGCTTTAGATAAAGGGGTTGGGGTGTGTGGTAAAGACGGTCAGAGTGTGCCTGTGGGCGTTGGCCAACCTAGTCTTAAAATTGACGAAATCACCGTAGGTGGCACGGCATAA
- a CDS encoding carbon-nitrogen hydrolase family protein, which yields MANVIALPMRSTPEPQDNLAYLRAQLQQLQITAPTLVCLPETWLAFCATAAQSWQVAQHSEQHIAQLAQLCREFNIWLAAGTIATPSNDEKYYATSLLFNDAGEVVARYNKIHLFDADVNDSTQQYRESARTQPGDATTVVNSPFGLIGLSVCYDLRFPGLYQRLRQQGAELILVPSAFTCSTGAAHWQPLLQARAIETQCYVIAAAQSGHHDNGRDTYGHSVIVSPWGEVLADSGTALTPLQQQLDLSYLKEIRGKMPVASHNRFKSEFL from the coding sequence ATGGCTAACGTGATTGCACTGCCTATGCGTTCAACACCAGAACCTCAAGATAATTTAGCTTACCTGAGAGCACAGTTACAACAGCTGCAAATCACAGCGCCGACCTTAGTGTGTTTACCCGAAACCTGGTTGGCTTTTTGTGCTACAGCGGCACAAAGTTGGCAAGTAGCACAGCACAGTGAACAACACATAGCACAACTGGCGCAATTGTGCCGTGAGTTCAACATTTGGTTAGCCGCTGGCACCATAGCCACCCCAAGCAACGATGAAAAATATTATGCCACCAGTTTATTGTTTAATGATGCTGGTGAGGTGGTCGCCCGCTATAATAAGATCCATCTTTTTGATGCCGACGTTAATGACAGTACCCAGCAATACCGCGAGTCGGCACGGACACAGCCCGGCGATGCCACAACTGTAGTCAACAGCCCGTTTGGTTTAATTGGTCTAAGTGTCTGTTATGATCTGCGTTTTCCGGGGCTGTACCAGCGTTTACGGCAGCAAGGTGCTGAGCTGATCTTAGTACCAAGTGCATTTACTTGTAGCACCGGAGCGGCACATTGGCAGCCGCTATTACAAGCCAGAGCCATCGAAACACAGTGTTATGTGATTGCAGCAGCACAGTCAGGGCACCATGACAATGGCCGTGATACTTATGGTCATAGTGTAATTGTGTCACCTTGGGGAGAGGTGTTAGCCGACTCTGGTACGGCATTAACGCCACTGCAGCAGCAATTAGATTTGAGTTACCTAAAAGAAATCCGTGGCAAAATGCCCGTTGCGAGTCACAATCGATTTAAAAGTGAGTTTTTATGA